In Chrysoperla carnea chromosome 2, inChrCarn1.1, whole genome shotgun sequence, the following proteins share a genomic window:
- the LOC123292216 gene encoding juvenile hormone acid O-methyltransferase-like, translating into MNDPSLYASVNVVTRRDAKYLIDSYFDKIKWLPNGGDLVLDIGCGDGAVTYELLLEYVPKTVEMIVGTDVSLTMLKYANNSYQHPKLQFQHLDIATESLPKQYFGKFDHVFSNYCLHWVQDQRQAFQNIYDSLKPNGDVLVAYLAEYPLFSIYETISKLKKWEPYMIDYKKFVSPYHNNFDTENNHKDILKNIGYDYVECKCERRTFVYKDLISWRKIVQSVNPFVERIPESKRDEYIDELMLESKKRGLIRENTEGVTIPYELLIVYAQKRTKLELDTKRA; encoded by the exons ATGAATGATCCAAGTTTATACGCTTCAGTAAACGTGGTAACAAGACGAGATGCAAAATATCTTATTGAtagttattttgataaaattaaatggcTACCAAACGGTGGTGATTTGGTATTAGATATTGGCTGCGGAGATGGTGCGGTAACTTATGAACTTCTACTAGAATACGTTCCAAAAACTGTCGAAATGATAGTTGGTACAGATGTTTCGCTAACAATGTTAAAATATGCTAATAATTCATACCAGCATccaaaattacaatttcaaCATTTAGATATTGCTACAGAGTCACTACCTAAACAGTATTTTGGAAAGTTTGATCatgtattttcaaattattgtttacaTTGGGTTCAAGATCAAAG gcaagcatttcaaaatatatacgaTTCATTGAAACCAAATGGAGATGTATTAGTTGCATATTTAGCAGAATATCCTTTGTTTTCAATATACGAAACAATTTCCAAACTGAAAAAATGGGAACCGTATATGATCGATTATAAGAAATTTGTATCCCCATACCATAATAACTTCGATACTGAAAATAACcataaagatatactaaaaaatattggaTATGATTATGTTGAATGTAAATGTGAAAGACGAACCTTTGTTTATAAAGATTTGATATCTTGGAGAA agatAGTACAAAGTGTTAATCCGTTCGTTGAGCGTATACCGGAATCGAAACGAGATGAATATATTGATGAATTAATGTTAGAAAGCAAAAAAAGGGGATTAATTAGAGAAAATACTGAAGGAGTTACTATACCTTATGAATTACTAATTGTTTACGCTCAAAAAAGAACGAAACTCGAACTTGACACGAAGAGAGCATaa